Proteins encoded in a region of the Wolbachia endosymbiont (group A) of Anomoia purmunda genome:
- a CDS encoding cytochrome c1 produces MLMRSMLAILCILFFANFVYAEEFKPSPNKKMDWKFDGVVGSFDRESIQRGYKVYKEVCAACHSMNRVAFRNLQDVGFSEEDVKQIAASYQVKDGPNDLGEMFDRPGVPSDYFIAPFDSKEAAAASNNGAVPPDLSLIIKARHDGANYVYSLLTGYQNGEHDENDLYFNSYFPTGRLAMAPPLSEGMVEYDGTRQATVENMAYDVINFLQWAAEPELERRHKFGLKVVAYFIILTVFFVLTNNKVWSKLYKKK; encoded by the coding sequence ATGCTGATGAGAAGTATGTTAGCTATACTTTGCATATTGTTTTTTGCTAATTTTGTGTATGCAGAAGAATTCAAGCCATCACCAAATAAAAAAATGGACTGGAAATTTGATGGAGTTGTCGGATCTTTCGATAGAGAGTCAATTCAGCGTGGCTATAAAGTGTATAAAGAAGTCTGTGCTGCTTGTCATTCAATGAATAGGGTAGCATTTCGTAATTTGCAAGATGTCGGTTTTTCTGAAGAAGATGTAAAACAAATAGCAGCTTCTTATCAAGTTAAAGATGGTCCGAATGATTTGGGTGAAATGTTCGATAGACCTGGAGTACCTTCGGATTATTTTATTGCACCTTTTGATTCAAAAGAGGCAGCTGCAGCAAGCAATAATGGTGCAGTTCCACCAGACTTATCGTTAATTATTAAAGCAAGGCATGATGGTGCAAATTATGTCTATTCACTGTTAACAGGCTATCAAAACGGCGAGCACGATGAGAATGATTTATATTTTAATTCGTATTTTCCAACAGGCAGATTAGCTATGGCGCCACCACTTTCTGAAGGAATGGTGGAATATGATGGTACAAGACAAGCCACAGTTGAAAATATGGCGTATGATGTGATAAATTTTTTACAATGGGCAGCAGAGCCAGAATTAGAGCGCCGGCATAAATTTGGATTAAAAGTAGTGGCGTATTTTATAATTTTAACAGTGTTTTTTGTATTAACTAACAACAAAGTTTGGAGCAAGCTCTATAAAAAGAAGTGA
- a CDS encoding recombinase family protein translates to MTTVALYARVSSRKQEQNNTIGSQIAELRHRIAADGHELLDEYQFKDDGRSGWNLERDGLDELRDKVAEGKIGKIYIHSHDRLSRKSAHQMVLLEEFEKAGVEVIFLNCKTENNPESKLLLGVQGLVSEYECTKIMERSRRGKLHRARKGRVSVMGNAPYGYDYIKHVEREKARFEINEEEAKVVRKLFEWVGQERVSLKETARRLKEEYIATPKGKGIWHPSTIRRILRNYAYKGQAVYGKTKVGPIKKEVKAVWKGRKKSYSVYSNDQENWIYIEIPSIIEEELFDIVQEQLDENRKRARMQRRRRYLLQGLIVCQCCKYTYYGMYNTRGGRSYYRCPGTDANRFGGNKICNSKSIRTDILETVIWEEMNGVLKDPDAIAKEYQLRLLKDKNKQPNDELEKEISRLEQGIKRLAYTYAEEYITKEDFDSKAKAMTQSLEAIKKQKEKVVDEKELKRELDFTMSSVKSFASEVESKLDQADWEAKLDIIRPLVRRIEIDDDNVHIVFRLKELALEGQKKNVQHCIRTVESSLSIIIKTLYFNVKQLFLCSPT, encoded by the coding sequence ATGACAACAGTGGCTTTATATGCAAGAGTTTCATCGAGGAAACAAGAGCAGAACAATACAATAGGGAGCCAAATTGCAGAGCTTAGGCATAGAATTGCCGCAGATGGACATGAGTTGTTAGATGAGTATCAATTTAAGGACGATGGCCGTAGTGGGTGGAATTTGGAGCGTGACGGTTTAGATGAGTTACGTGATAAAGTAGCAGAAGGAAAAATTGGAAAAATTTACATTCATTCACATGACCGGCTATCAAGGAAATCTGCACACCAAATGGTATTACTTGAAGAGTTTGAGAAAGCAGGAGTAGAAGTAATATTCTTAAATTGTAAGACTGAAAACAATCCAGAGTCTAAATTATTACTAGGAGTTCAAGGATTAGTGTCAGAATACGAATGTACAAAGATTATGGAACGTAGTCGTAGAGGAAAACTCCATAGAGCAAGAAAAGGTCGTGTAAGTGTAATGGGAAATGCACCTTATGGTTATGACTATATAAAGCATGTAGAAAGAGAAAAGGCAAGGTTTGAAATTAATGAAGAAGAAGCAAAAGTAGTGCGCAAACTATTTGAGTGGGTAGGTCAAGAAAGAGTGAGTTTAAAAGAGACAGCGCGACGACTGAAAGAAGAGTATATTGCTACACCAAAGGGTAAAGGAATTTGGCACCCAAGTACAATTCGTAGAATATTGAGAAACTATGCATACAAAGGACAAGCAGTATATGGTAAAACGAAGGTAGGTCCAATAAAAAAAGAAGTAAAAGCAGTGTGGAAAGGGCGCAAAAAAAGCTATTCTGTTTATTCTAATGACCAGGAGAATTGGATTTATATAGAAATACCAAGTATAATTGAAGAGGAATTATTCGATATAGTACAAGAACAACTGGATGAAAATAGAAAAAGAGCAAGAATGCAACGAAGAAGAAGATACCTATTACAAGGGCTAATAGTATGTCAGTGTTGTAAATATACTTATTATGGAATGTATAACACTAGGGGAGGACGAAGTTACTATCGTTGTCCTGGTACAGATGCTAACCGTTTTGGTGGGAATAAGATATGTAACAGCAAATCAATACGCACAGATATACTAGAAACGGTTATATGGGAAGAAATGAATGGAGTATTAAAAGACCCGGATGCAATTGCAAAGGAATATCAACTTAGGCTTTTAAAAGATAAAAATAAGCAACCAAATGATGAACTTGAAAAAGAAATAAGCAGATTAGAACAAGGTATCAAAAGACTTGCTTATACCTATGCTGAAGAGTATATAACTAAGGAAGATTTTGATTCAAAAGCCAAAGCAATGACTCAGAGCTTAGAAGCAATTAAGAAACAGAAGGAAAAAGTGGTTGATGAAAAGGAGCTAAAGAGGGAATTAGATTTTACCATGAGTAGTGTAAAAAGTTTTGCCTCTGAGGTTGAATCAAAGCTTGATCAAGCAGATTGGGAGGCTAAGCTTGATATAATTAGACCATTAGTCAGACGCATTGAAATTGATGATGATAATGTACATATAGTATTTCGATTAAAAGAACTCGCTCTGGAAGGGCAAAAAAAAAATGTTCAACATTGTATCAGGACTGTGGAATCCAGCCTTTCCATAATCATCAAAACATTGTATTTTAACGTAAAACAGCTATTTTTATGCTCACCAACTTAA
- a CDS encoding ankyrin repeat domain-containing protein, translating into MFNLNKRLEKLKENSFRGINEKDAAGCTILHQAAQVSEPEVIKLLIEKGAKTNIENKSGETPLHLAAFYGKVENVKVLLEEGVDVNARNGRRNTALHYASLMGYEETVRELIKGGSNVNTGNYIGRTPLHEAVFMREIGNVRAILEAGGNVNARDHKGYTPIDLAYMAKTKEIIRELVTKQKVMEVD; encoded by the coding sequence ATGTTCAATTTAAATAAAAGACTGGAAAAATTAAAGGAGAATTCATTTCGTGGAATAAATGAAAAAGACGCAGCAGGTTGCACAATATTGCACCAAGCAGCACAAGTGTCAGAGCCAGAAGTAATAAAGTTGCTGATAGAAAAAGGAGCAAAAACAAATATAGAAAACAAAAGCGGAGAAACACCATTACACCTAGCAGCATTCTATGGAAAGGTAGAGAATGTAAAAGTACTGTTGGAGGAAGGAGTAGATGTAAATGCTAGAAACGGTAGAAGAAATACGGCATTACATTATGCGAGCCTAATGGGGTATGAAGAGACGGTAAGGGAGTTAATAAAAGGAGGGTCAAATGTTAATACTGGGAACTACATAGGAAGGACCCCCCTACATGAAGCAGTATTTATGAGGGAAATAGGGAACGTGAGAGCAATATTAGAAGCGGGAGGTAATGTAAATGCGAGAGATCATAAAGGATATACACCAATAGATCTGGCATATATGGCAAAGACTAAGGAGATAATAAGAGAGTTAGTGACGAAGCAGAAGGTGATGGAAGTTGATTGA
- a CDS encoding ankyrin repeat domain-containing protein, producing the protein MNFERSLMSTRKKVSFLVKKGANVNATDNRGFTPLHWAVSAKRLENVKELIREGAEVNATEGMSKYTPLHLACMVWAERIIKELVKAGAAVNQPDKFGNAPMYWLMDNEKNKEVKKFLEKQGGVVRDTPKICDEVVESVGEMVDVWSRKFLPKLKGKVVSLEEIRKRDKSLIIEDFNKVISRVVGKMNTMIKELDER; encoded by the coding sequence ATGAATTTTGAAAGAAGTCTAATGTCGACAAGAAAAAAAGTAAGTTTTCTAGTCAAGAAAGGAGCGAACGTCAATGCGACAGATAATAGGGGTTTTACACCATTGCACTGGGCAGTATCTGCGAAACGTCTAGAGAACGTAAAAGAGCTGATAAGGGAAGGAGCGGAAGTAAATGCTACTGAAGGAATGAGCAAATACACGCCGCTGCATCTCGCGTGTATGGTATGGGCAGAAAGGATAATAAAAGAGCTGGTAAAAGCCGGAGCAGCAGTTAATCAGCCGGATAAATTTGGTAATGCACCAATGTATTGGCTAATGGACAATGAAAAGAATAAAGAGGTGAAGAAATTTCTGGAAAAGCAAGGAGGTGTAGTAAGAGATACACCAAAAATATGCGATGAAGTAGTGGAATCAGTTGGAGAAATGGTAGATGTATGGAGTAGAAAATTTTTACCGAAGTTAAAAGGGAAGGTAGTAAGTTTAGAAGAAATAAGAAAAAGAGATAAGTCGCTAATAATAGAAGATTTTAACAAAGTAATAAGCAGGGTGGTGGGCAAGATGAACACTATGATAAAAGAGCTTGATGAAAGGTAA
- the trpS gene encoding tryptophan--tRNA ligase: MDPSVKHWDDRKRYKESVVFSGIQPSGVLHLGNYLGAIKQWIDLQDKYKSLFCIVDLHAITANKLPASELKSNIFKTAAAYIACGIDPEKSIIFSQSTVSGHAELGWLLGCYTPIGWLNRMTQFKDKAGGDKQKASLGLYSYPVLMAADILLYQTKYVPVGDDQKQHLELARDIASAFNNHYKLDYFIVPEILTLDCTSRIMSLRDGTSKMSKSDPSEHSCINLDDTDDLIVKKIEKAKTDSILGFATLECRPEISNLINIYSVLSNLNVEKVCEEVNKHDMKHFKKELADLIISVISPIRERMNDLLKDQFHLHEILKKGTKKAAEIATHNIKEIKDIIGFAQYL; encoded by the coding sequence ATGGATCCCAGTGTCAAGCACTGGGATGACAGGAAACGATATAAGGAGTCTGTTGTCTTTTCAGGTATCCAGCCAAGTGGTGTACTACATTTAGGTAATTATCTTGGTGCAATCAAACAGTGGATAGACTTACAGGATAAATACAAATCTCTTTTTTGTATTGTCGACCTACATGCAATCACAGCAAATAAGCTTCCCGCAAGTGAATTAAAAAGTAATATTTTCAAAACAGCAGCAGCTTATATTGCATGTGGAATAGATCCAGAAAAGTCCATTATTTTTAGTCAGTCCACAGTTAGCGGTCATGCAGAACTGGGTTGGCTGCTTGGGTGCTATACACCAATTGGTTGGCTTAATCGCATGACTCAATTTAAAGATAAAGCTGGCGGCGATAAACAAAAAGCCTCTCTTGGATTATATAGTTATCCAGTACTTATGGCTGCAGATATATTGTTGTATCAAACTAAATACGTTCCTGTTGGTGATGATCAAAAACAGCATTTGGAGCTTGCACGTGATATTGCATCAGCTTTTAACAATCATTATAAACTGGATTATTTCATCGTACCTGAAATCTTAACTTTGGATTGCACATCAAGAATAATGAGCTTAAGAGATGGTACAAGCAAGATGAGTAAATCTGACCCTTCAGAACATTCGTGCATTAACCTTGATGATACAGATGACTTAATTGTTAAAAAAATAGAAAAAGCAAAAACAGATTCAATTCTAGGCTTTGCTACTTTAGAGTGCCGACCAGAAATAAGCAATTTGATAAACATTTATTCAGTGCTTAGTAATTTAAATGTGGAAAAAGTGTGTGAAGAAGTGAACAAACATGACATGAAACACTTCAAAAAAGAGTTAGCTGATTTAATTATCAGTGTTATATCACCCATACGTGAGAGAATGAATGATCTTTTAAAAGACCAATTCCATTTACATGAAATATTAAAAAAAGGCACAAAGAAAGCAGCAGAAATTGCAACCCATAATATAAAAGAAATCAAGGATATTATTGGATTTGCTCAATATCTGTAA
- a CDS encoding nucleotide exchange factor GrpE: MSDSSKEKKKKFADMVSRQKGDDQQSDNHKQTDDLNEDLNTLKERAAQLEDHLRRAVADNENVKRIMQKQISDASNYAVTKFARDMIDSCDNLKKVMEILKDGDPVHEGIKVAYQKIINDLKKHGIEEVDPLGELFDSNLHQAVVEREDNEKEPGTIVEVLQTGYTIKNRLLRPAMVILSKKSDGNA, from the coding sequence ATGTCAGATAGCAGTAAAGAGAAAAAGAAGAAGTTTGCTGATATGGTAAGTAGGCAGAAAGGTGACGACCAACAAAGTGATAACCATAAGCAAACAGATGACTTAAATGAAGATCTCAATACATTAAAAGAACGTGCAGCCCAGCTTGAAGATCATTTACGCCGCGCTGTTGCAGATAATGAAAACGTCAAACGTATAATGCAAAAGCAAATTAGCGATGCAAGTAACTACGCAGTCACAAAATTTGCACGTGATATGATCGACTCGTGCGACAATTTAAAAAAAGTAATGGAAATTTTGAAAGACGGTGATCCTGTTCATGAGGGGATTAAAGTAGCTTATCAAAAAATTATAAATGATCTAAAAAAACATGGAATAGAGGAAGTAGATCCACTTGGTGAGCTTTTTGACAGTAATTTACACCAAGCTGTTGTGGAAAGAGAAGACAATGAAAAAGAGCCTGGCACCATTGTAGAGGTACTACAAACTGGTTATACTATCAAAAATAGGTTGCTCCGTCCTGCAATGGTTATTCTTTCTAAGAAATCTGATGGAAATGCGTAA
- a CDS encoding polyprenyl synthetase family protein, with protein MLITNSDKLDDIVSSDLSAMNDFVFKNVNDEDAKLATDIISHLVRSGGKKIRPKLVFIICKMLNYSGENRINVAASVEFIHNATLLHDDVLDESEARHGVKTANKIWGNKSSILVGDLLLTLAFRWLIECGNLNILSILSKASHLLVKGEIKQMTTRFDPHTVRKNYFDIIGQKTASLFSACCEAASTVSGATNDETERLKNFGFNFGMAFQIVDDMLDYTANQGTSGKQVGKDFFEGKVTLPAIIAYKKGSPAEQKFWEKCFSSARHNFDQALHYINHHNAIQLSMEKARHYINMALNDISTFSDSFYKTTLINFLNASIERRM; from the coding sequence ATGCTAATAACAAACAGCGATAAATTAGACGATATTGTATCTTCTGATTTGTCAGCTATGAATGACTTTGTCTTCAAAAATGTCAATGATGAAGATGCTAAGCTTGCTACTGATATTATATCCCATCTTGTTAGGTCAGGTGGAAAAAAAATAAGGCCTAAACTAGTTTTTATTATATGTAAAATGCTAAACTATTCTGGGGAGAATAGGATCAACGTTGCTGCATCGGTAGAGTTTATACACAATGCTACTTTACTTCATGATGATGTGCTCGATGAAAGTGAGGCACGCCATGGAGTTAAAACAGCGAATAAGATTTGGGGAAATAAATCAAGCATTTTAGTTGGTGATCTATTGTTGACTCTAGCATTTAGATGGCTTATAGAGTGTGGAAATTTAAATATTCTCTCTATTTTATCTAAAGCATCGCATTTACTTGTGAAGGGTGAAATAAAGCAGATGACAACACGCTTTGACCCCCACACAGTCAGGAAAAATTATTTTGATATCATTGGACAAAAGACAGCATCTTTATTTTCTGCATGCTGTGAAGCTGCATCAACAGTATCTGGTGCAACAAATGACGAAACAGAGAGGCTAAAGAATTTTGGTTTTAATTTTGGTATGGCATTTCAAATAGTCGATGATATGCTCGATTATACTGCTAATCAAGGCACTTCTGGAAAGCAAGTCGGAAAAGACTTTTTCGAAGGTAAAGTCACCTTACCTGCTATTATAGCATACAAAAAGGGCAGTCCAGCAGAGCAAAAATTCTGGGAAAAATGCTTTTCTTCAGCTAGACACAATTTTGACCAAGCATTACACTATATTAATCATCATAATGCCATTCAGCTTTCTATGGAAAAAGCTAGACACTACATTAATATGGCGCTAAATGATATTAGTACTTTTTCTGATTCTTTTTATAAAACTACTTTAATTAACTTTTTAAATGCGAGCATAGAAAGACGAATGTAG
- the rpsP gene encoding 30S ribosomal protein S16, translated as MAVKIRLARFGAKKRPFYRIVVADSRAPRDGRFIEKIGQYDPMLPKDNKNRVVVKADRLKHWLSLGAQATERVLWFIKKGIVTLETEPKKTEKKKVENEKAQGQDA; from the coding sequence ATGGCAGTTAAAATAAGGTTGGCGAGGTTTGGCGCAAAGAAACGCCCTTTTTATAGGATAGTTGTAGCTGATTCACGAGCACCAAGAGATGGGCGTTTTATTGAGAAAATAGGACAATATGATCCAATGTTACCAAAAGACAATAAAAATCGTGTTGTGGTGAAAGCTGATAGGTTAAAGCATTGGCTAAGTCTAGGGGCACAAGCAACTGAAAGAGTACTGTGGTTTATCAAAAAAGGCATAGTAACTTTAGAAACAGAACCAAAGAAAACAGAAAAGAAGAAAGTAGAGAACGAGAAAGCACAAGGGCAAGATGCATAA
- a CDS encoding peptidylprolyl isomerase translates to MNVKNFFTKVTVVLLACLLIFMGIGNLLSGDDEKEEVARVGKEVITSDEYKSLYQNYEKQISGSDASREQVKKLKYDLLNALIEQKLLFNLISELGLTVGEESIKNHIKNTKYFQNDKGEFDKNKFYETLNDLHMTEKEYIAKLEKVLPAMMFMTSLFKDNYPVTFGERIDEQIYKSRYQTRVVDIVKITEDAVTNIPEPDDQALLDLYERNKSHFYYPEYRTAQYISLDQKYFEDQIKISDEEVDGIIEQQELQDQRDIFNVIFSTKEEAETARRAFEEGKTSFEQIVEEFGKAKLEETRVNNITKDFLPEDVREKVFALKVGEVSEVLASSFGWHIVKVESAHQISDEDLVDLKQDIKSVLTNQKSFERVNDFINQVNYKIYNGSTIEEILNEYNLPIQTIGPVDASGKDQSGNNVGDSGDLISFIFSREKDQKGYFKGVEDAVVSVKIVDIVPPKLQSFEEGKALAVELWRSEFIKERMFKFGQEVAVQLREKTDLEEIQGVELVKGQQMHRNEQNYPFSFVEEIFNMKTTDSVTDPIQYNNEIIIGVLKEMHSSNGKLNTLDTGKRVMISLKEQLISYLESKYKVEVNHAILDDI, encoded by the coding sequence ATGAATGTTAAAAATTTTTTCACTAAAGTAACCGTTGTCCTTTTAGCTTGCTTGTTAATCTTCATGGGAATTGGCAACCTTTTATCAGGTGATGATGAAAAAGAAGAGGTAGCTAGGGTTGGAAAAGAAGTTATAACGTCAGATGAGTATAAATCACTATATCAAAATTATGAAAAGCAAATTTCTGGATCTGATGCGAGTAGAGAACAAGTAAAAAAGCTGAAATATGATTTGCTTAACGCACTTATAGAGCAAAAACTATTGTTTAACCTAATTAGTGAGCTGGGGTTGACAGTTGGAGAAGAGTCTATAAAAAACCATATTAAAAACACCAAATACTTTCAAAATGATAAAGGTGAATTTGACAAAAATAAATTCTATGAAACGCTAAATGACCTGCATATGACAGAGAAAGAGTATATAGCAAAGCTAGAGAAAGTCCTGCCTGCAATGATGTTCATGACTTCATTATTTAAAGATAATTATCCAGTAACTTTTGGCGAGAGAATTGATGAGCAGATATACAAAAGTCGCTACCAAACTAGAGTAGTTGATATTGTTAAAATAACTGAAGATGCAGTTACAAACATTCCTGAACCAGATGATCAAGCCTTGCTTGATTTGTACGAAAGAAATAAATCCCATTTTTATTATCCTGAGTATCGAACTGCGCAATATATTTCCCTAGACCAAAAGTATTTTGAAGATCAAATCAAGATCTCAGATGAAGAAGTTGATGGTATAATAGAACAACAAGAACTTCAAGATCAAAGAGATATATTCAATGTAATATTTTCTACCAAAGAAGAAGCTGAGACAGCAAGAAGAGCATTTGAGGAGGGTAAAACAAGCTTTGAACAGATAGTAGAAGAGTTTGGCAAAGCAAAACTTGAGGAAACTAGAGTAAATAATATAACTAAGGATTTTTTACCAGAAGACGTGAGAGAGAAGGTATTTGCTCTCAAAGTAGGTGAAGTAAGTGAAGTTTTAGCAAGCAGTTTTGGTTGGCACATAGTAAAAGTGGAAAGTGCGCATCAAATCTCTGATGAAGACTTAGTTGATTTAAAACAAGACATAAAGTCAGTTTTAACTAACCAAAAGTCTTTTGAAAGAGTCAATGATTTCATAAACCAAGTGAACTATAAAATATACAATGGTTCAACAATTGAAGAAATATTGAATGAATATAATTTACCTATACAAACTATTGGTCCAGTAGATGCGAGTGGAAAAGATCAAAGCGGTAATAACGTAGGAGATTCTGGTGATTTGATTTCTTTCATTTTTTCGCGAGAAAAGGATCAGAAAGGTTATTTTAAGGGCGTTGAGGACGCTGTTGTTAGTGTAAAAATCGTCGATATCGTTCCACCCAAATTGCAAAGTTTTGAAGAAGGCAAGGCATTAGCGGTAGAGCTTTGGCGTAGTGAGTTTATAAAAGAAAGAATGTTTAAATTTGGGCAAGAGGTTGCAGTTCAACTAAGAGAAAAAACAGATTTGGAAGAAATTCAAGGTGTGGAATTAGTTAAAGGTCAGCAGATGCACCGCAATGAACAAAACTACCCCTTTTCTTTTGTAGAAGAGATTTTCAATATGAAAACAACTGATTCAGTGACAGATCCTATTCAATACAATAATGAAATTATAATAGGTGTTCTAAAAGAAATGCATTCATCAAATGGCAAATTAAACACGCTTGACACCGGAAAACGTGTGATGATATCGCTAAAAGAACAGTTGATTAGCTATCTGGAATCAAAGTATAAAGTCGAAGTTAATCACGCTATACTTGATGATATATAA
- a CDS encoding cell cycle transcriptional regulator TrcR: MGDAFLMSMESSKGNNDRNKQFLVQIAAWLVDNTGLTFNQIAQCCRLALEEVQDIADEEIEVEKYNPIISGVITEKEIDDCKKNPNRVPNLIIKNIKKRSKAIGSIIGFASTARRRDKPDAIYYLVKKFPILDNNVIAKLISTTNYTVEQVRDGSHHNMQNIKPQDPVLLGLCSQENLEAEVEKAKVEEEKQERLKKYKE; this comes from the coding sequence ATGGGAGATGCTTTTTTGATGTCAATGGAATCTTCTAAGGGCAATAACGATAGAAATAAACAGTTTCTAGTGCAAATAGCTGCTTGGTTAGTAGACAACACTGGTTTAACTTTTAATCAAATAGCACAATGTTGCAGGTTGGCCCTTGAAGAAGTACAAGACATAGCTGATGAGGAAATAGAAGTCGAAAAATATAACCCTATTATTTCTGGAGTAATTACTGAAAAAGAAATCGATGATTGCAAAAAAAATCCAAACCGTGTACCAAATTTGATTATAAAAAATATAAAAAAAAGGAGTAAAGCGATTGGTAGCATTATTGGCTTTGCCTCTACGGCAAGACGTAGAGATAAACCTGATGCGATTTATTATTTAGTAAAAAAATTTCCTATCTTGGACAATAACGTTATAGCTAAATTAATTAGTACAACAAATTACACAGTTGAGCAGGTAAGAGATGGATCTCATCATAACATGCAAAATATAAAACCCCAAGATCCTGTATTACTCGGCTTATGTAGTCAAGAAAATTTAGAAGCAGAAGTGGAAAAAGCAAAAGTAGAAGAGGAGAAGCAAGAAAGGTTAAAAAAATATAAAGAATAG
- the rho gene encoding transcription termination factor Rho produces the protein MTTINEDVLAKGKVTAQPEKSEQICNNDTVKQMVNEGTEKNRKTLDLSELKEKTAEELLELAEERKISTNGKSNGRMLKQEIIFSLMKKMSEEGGITTGSGIVEILPDGFGFLRSASANYAPSTDDVYISNGQIKKFNLRTGDMAYGEIRPPGDKERYFTLTKVQSINSTEVSELRKYVHFDNLLPLYPEESIVLECNNGDDKKGLSMRAIDIVAPLGKGQRALVVAPPRTGKTVLLQQMANSIAINHPEVELIVLLIDERPEEVTDMIRSVKGEVVSSTFDEPAYRHVQLAEIVIEKAKRMVEHKKDVVILLDNITRLARAYNAVIPSSGKVLTGGVDSNALQRPKRFFGAARNIENGGSLTIIATALIETGSKMDEVIFEEFKGTGNAEIILDRKLSDKRIFPAIDITKSGTRKEELLVDKAILNKIWVVRRILNPMGPVEAMEFLRDKLLLTKSNADFFNSMNH, from the coding sequence ATGACAACAATCAATGAAGATGTTTTGGCAAAAGGAAAGGTTACAGCTCAACCTGAAAAAAGTGAGCAAATTTGCAATAACGATACAGTAAAACAGATGGTCAATGAAGGTACTGAGAAAAACAGAAAAACATTAGATCTGAGCGAATTAAAAGAGAAAACAGCAGAAGAATTGTTAGAGTTAGCTGAAGAAAGAAAAATTTCAACTAACGGTAAAAGCAATGGTAGAATGCTAAAGCAGGAAATAATATTCAGCTTAATGAAGAAAATGAGTGAAGAAGGAGGCATAACCACAGGGAGTGGAATAGTGGAAATATTGCCTGATGGTTTTGGTTTCTTACGTTCAGCAAGTGCAAATTATGCCCCAAGTACCGATGATGTTTATATTTCTAACGGGCAAATAAAGAAGTTTAATTTACGTACAGGAGATATGGCATATGGAGAAATAAGGCCACCTGGTGATAAAGAGAGATATTTTACTTTAACTAAGGTTCAAAGTATAAACTCTACTGAAGTAAGTGAATTAAGAAAGTACGTCCATTTTGATAATTTGCTTCCTCTTTATCCTGAGGAAAGCATAGTACTTGAGTGTAATAATGGTGATGATAAAAAAGGCTTAAGCATGCGTGCTATAGATATAGTAGCTCCTCTTGGAAAAGGGCAAAGAGCGTTAGTAGTTGCTCCGCCTCGCACAGGAAAAACTGTATTGCTTCAGCAAATGGCTAACTCTATAGCTATAAATCACCCTGAAGTAGAATTAATAGTGTTACTTATAGATGAAAGACCTGAAGAAGTAACAGATATGATACGTTCTGTAAAAGGTGAGGTAGTAAGTTCTACGTTCGATGAGCCTGCTTACCGTCACGTACAGCTTGCTGAAATAGTAATAGAAAAAGCTAAAAGAATGGTTGAGCATAAAAAAGATGTGGTAATTCTACTTGACAATATTACTAGACTTGCACGTGCTTATAATGCGGTTATTCCTTCGTCTGGGAAAGTTCTAACTGGTGGTGTAGATTCAAACGCACTGCAGAGACCAAAACGCTTTTTTGGAGCAGCTCGTAATATTGAGAATGGGGGTTCTTTAACTATAATCGCCACAGCTCTTATAGAGACTGGTTCAAAAATGGATGAAGTTATTTTTGAAGAGTTTAAAGGTACAGGAAATGCTGAGATCATACTTGATAGAAAACTTTCTGATAAACGTATATTTCCAGCTATTGATATTACAAAATCCGGAACAAGGAAGGAAGAGCTATTAGTTGATAAGGCTATACTAAATAAAATATGGGTGGTGCGTAGGATACTCAATCCTATGGGACCTGTTGAAGCAATGGAATTTTTACGTGACAAACTACTTTTAACAAAGAGCAAT